From Saprospiraceae bacterium, one genomic window encodes:
- a CDS encoding DUF3830 family protein, protein MEILPFTRTFHHARVSGQEIWIDNVPPLDIIQENASVFTEPGEVVFGPAKPFRAKTANCFGIYYGEGKGLDACNIFAKVIDSDKQKLIEIGTRIWKNGAQDLTVSALD, encoded by the coding sequence GTGGAAATATTGCCATTTACAAGGACGTTTCATCACGCAAGGGTCTCGGGACAAGAAATTTGGATTGACAATGTTCCGCCACTTGACATTATTCAAGAAAACGCATCCGTATTCACAGAACCGGGAGAGGTGGTATTTGGACCGGCCAAGCCTTTCAGAGCAAAGACAGCAAACTGTTTTGGAATTTATTATGGCGAAGGCAAAGGGCTAGATGCCTGTAACATTTTCGCAAAGGTAATCGACAGTGACAAACAAAAATTGATTGAGATTGGAACTAGGATATGGAAAAATGGGGCACAGGACTTAACAGTTTCTGCTTTGGATTAA
- a CDS encoding type II toxin-antitoxin system HicB family antitoxin, with translation MNDRLEFENVIGSVHFSSIDETFFGKSEGINDLVTFKGPSVKELIKSFEEAVLDYKFLCKEAGKNVNKSFKGSFNVRIDPKLHDLAFIKATKEGISLNQFVQTALKKQLVE, from the coding sequence ATAAATGATAGATTAGAATTTGAGAATGTGATTGGATCTGTTCACTTTTCTTCTATTGATGAAACATTTTTCGGCAAATCTGAAGGAATTAATGATTTGGTCACTTTCAAAGGGCCTTCAGTGAAAGAACTAATAAAGTCATTTGAAGAAGCGGTATTAGATTATAAGTTCTTATGCAAAGAAGCGGGGAAGAATGTGAATAAGTCATTTAAGGGGTCTTTTAATGTAAGAATTGATCCCAAACTTCATGATTTAGCATTCATCAAAGCAACCAAAGAAGGAATAAGTCTCAATCAATTTGTGCAAACTGCTTTGAAAAAACAACTGGTTGAATGA
- a CDS encoding DUF1801 domain-containing protein: protein MHDSIRNYNNSQSPEDKAICELLAEWVDKELTEADSKIWHGHPVWFIESNPIVGYSKQKPGIRFMFWSGADFGEEKLDQIGKKFKDASIFFTSITQINPTDLVRWLRKARDIQWDYKNIIKRKGKLERLK from the coding sequence ATGCACGACAGTATTAGAAATTATAACAACAGTCAATCGCCGGAAGATAAGGCCATTTGTGAGTTGCTGGCTGAGTGGGTGGACAAGGAGTTGACCGAGGCAGATAGCAAAATTTGGCATGGCCATCCGGTTTGGTTTATTGAATCAAACCCAATTGTTGGGTACAGTAAGCAAAAACCCGGAATTCGATTCATGTTCTGGAGTGGTGCAGATTTCGGAGAAGAGAAATTGGATCAGATTGGAAAGAAATTTAAAGATGCTTCTATATTTTTTACTTCAATCACGCAAATTAACCCAACAGACCTTGTCCGATGGCTGCGAAAGGCAAGAGACATTCAGTGGGATTACAAAAACATCATAAAGAGAAAGGGGAAGTTGGAAAGATTGAAATAA
- a CDS encoding metal-dependent transcriptional regulator, translating to MRSLTEENYLKSIYRLSQIETTKISPTSIAEAMGVNAASVVDMIKKLSDKKLIVYHKKEGAVLTEEGKKIAVDIVRKHRLWEVFLLDKLGYSWDVVHEIAEQLEHIRHKELADRLEHFLGYPEYDPHGDPIPNAKGEIPSITNTLLTDIEIGQLCRLAAIKDTSTPFLQYLEKLNISIGTKIKVLEKIPFDESLVIQIGKEGKASVSKKLADSLLVH from the coding sequence ATGCGCTCTCTGACGGAAGAAAATTATCTAAAGTCAATTTACAGGCTCTCTCAAATAGAAACTACAAAAATATCACCCACTTCCATTGCTGAAGCGATGGGTGTCAATGCTGCCTCCGTGGTGGATATGATCAAAAAACTAAGCGACAAAAAACTGATTGTCTATCATAAAAAGGAAGGAGCTGTGCTGACAGAAGAAGGAAAAAAAATTGCAGTGGACATCGTGCGCAAGCACAGATTGTGGGAAGTATTTTTACTGGATAAACTGGGGTATTCCTGGGATGTGGTTCATGAAATAGCAGAACAACTCGAACACATCAGGCACAAGGAGCTGGCTGACCGATTGGAACATTTTTTGGGTTATCCGGAGTACGATCCACATGGTGATCCCATTCCCAATGCAAAAGGTGAAATTCCCTCCATTACCAATACCTTGCTCACTGATATTGAAATTGGTCAGTTGTGTCGTCTTGCTGCCATCAAAGATACCTCGACCCCATTTCTTCAGTACCTGGAAAAATTGAACATCAGCATTGGCACCAAAATTAAAGTATTGGAGAAAATACCGTTTGATGAATCACTGGTGATACAAATTGGAAAGGAAGGAAAGGCGAGTGTTTCTAAAAAATTGGCAGATAGTTTGTTGGTACATTAA
- a CDS encoding Rieske (2Fe-2S) protein yields the protein MNRKEFLKNCGFACLSGTAMMTFLQACASSSYFATTTFSNNKFILPKSEFSELKNGKSIRRKYVLLKNEKLRYPIVVFEIAEGSYSALLMKCTHNGCELQPAGTYLICPCHGSEFDNLGKVQNPPAEQNLQTFQISADDNFIYVQI from the coding sequence TTGAACAGAAAAGAATTTTTAAAGAATTGTGGATTTGCCTGTCTTAGCGGGACAGCGATGATGACTTTCTTGCAAGCTTGTGCAAGTTCATCCTATTTTGCCACGACTACTTTCTCTAATAATAAATTCATTCTTCCTAAGTCCGAATTTTCGGAATTGAAAAATGGGAAATCCATCCGAAGGAAATATGTTTTGCTCAAGAATGAAAAACTAAGGTACCCCATTGTAGTATTTGAAATCGCAGAGGGTTCCTATTCTGCACTATTGATGAAATGCACCCACAATGGATGTGAGCTTCAGCCGGCCGGCACTTATTTGATTTGTCCCTGTCACGGGAGTGAATTTGACAATTTGGGTAAGGTGCAGAATCCACCGGCAGAGCAGAATTTACAAACTTTTCAAATTTCAGCGGACGATAATTTCATCTATGTACAAATTTAA
- a CDS encoding antibiotic biosynthesis monooxygenase, which translates to MKTTKLSLTILSIFLIALISCQNKQQEMMNQESNQNLIVLIKYKTLPTKSNEAISGLTKLIDVVKNEPGFVKITMHQDPKDESNILLYEAWSDENYYNGDHMKTPHLQSFIQDSRAFLAGPPEISQWKIRQEFEQK; encoded by the coding sequence ATGAAAACAACAAAACTTTCACTGACAATTTTGTCCATATTTTTGATTGCCCTAATTTCTTGCCAAAACAAGCAGCAAGAAATGATGAACCAAGAAAGCAATCAGAATCTGATCGTACTTATAAAATACAAGACACTGCCCACAAAGAGTAATGAAGCCATATCAGGTTTAACAAAACTGATCGATGTGGTTAAAAATGAACCTGGGTTTGTGAAAATCACGATGCATCAAGATCCGAAGGATGAGTCAAATATTTTACTTTATGAAGCGTGGAGCGATGAAAACTATTATAACGGTGATCATATGAAAACACCCCATTTGCAAAGTTTTATTCAAGACTCAAGGGCATTTTTGGCTGGACCTCCGGAAATTTCACAATGGAAGATCAGGCAAGAATTTGAACAAAAATAA
- a CDS encoding DUF2200 domain-containing protein has protein sequence MDDSNKHDQRIAQMSFASVYPHYVTKIERKGRTKEELHQIIEWLTGFNTSKLQEFIKSNASFETFFDQAKLNPNASMITGLICGYRVEEIKNPLTQKVRCLDKLVDELAKGRKMEKILRSI, from the coding sequence ATGGATGATTCAAACAAACATGATCAGCGAATCGCTCAAATGAGCTTTGCTTCGGTGTACCCTCATTATGTCACCAAAATCGAGAGGAAGGGAAGGACAAAAGAGGAATTGCACCAAATAATAGAATGGTTGACTGGCTTCAATACCAGCAAACTCCAGGAATTCATCAAATCCAATGCAAGCTTCGAAACCTTTTTCGATCAAGCTAAGCTAAACCCTAATGCCTCAATGATTACCGGACTTATTTGTGGTTATCGGGTCGAAGAAATCAAGAACCCTCTTACACAAAAAGTAAGGTGTTTGGACAAACTGGTCGATGAATTGGCCAAGGGCCGTAAAATGGAAAAAATTTTGCGCAGCATTTAA
- a CDS encoding DUF1801 domain-containing protein → MAKLAEIKTKQTDLSVEDFINGLKDETQRMDSLSILEMMRKASGEEPRMWGNSMIGFGKLRYKSPKTGREVDWFKIGFSPRKANISLHLVLNLKEKSARLEKLGKHKTGVGCLYINKLKDIDEKILEELIESALKEKLD, encoded by the coding sequence ATGGCAAAACTAGCAGAGATCAAAACAAAGCAGACCGACTTAAGTGTCGAAGATTTTATCAATGGATTGAAAGATGAGACACAGCGAATGGACAGTTTGTCGATTCTTGAAATGATGAGAAAGGCAAGTGGTGAGGAGCCCAGGATGTGGGGAAATTCGATGATTGGATTTGGAAAATTGAGATACAAAAGTCCCAAGACAGGTCGTGAGGTGGATTGGTTTAAAATTGGCTTTTCTCCCCGCAAGGCCAATATCTCTCTGCATCTTGTTTTGAATCTGAAGGAAAAATCAGCCAGACTTGAAAAATTGGGTAAGCATAAGACAGGAGTTGGCTGCTTATACATCAATAAGCTGAAAGACATCGATGAGAAAATTTTGGAGGAATTAATTGAATCGGCATTAAAAGAGAAATTAGATTAA
- a CDS encoding IS481 family transposase: MKLETKLIKTKLGLVHLAEKLGNVSQACKIMGYSRDSFYRIKEMYDTGGEMALIEVSRSKPLVKNRVAPEVEKAVVDMAIDNPAFGQVRVANELVKRGIFVSPCGVRCVWLRHDLETFQKRLKALEAKVAQDGIILTEAQVVALERKKEKLESQGEIETYHPGYLGAQDTYYIGNIKGVGRIYQQTYIDTYSKVVLAKIYDRKNALVAADLLNDKVLPFYEHEQIRLLRILTDRGTEYCGKREYHEYELYLSLEDIEHTKIKARHPQTNGICERFHRTIQNEFYAITFRKKLYKSIEELQADLEDWLHYYNSDRPHSGKYCFGKTPMQTHIESKNIAIDKMLETHFE, encoded by the coding sequence ATGAAATTAGAAACAAAATTAATCAAAACTAAATTGGGATTAGTCCATTTAGCAGAAAAATTGGGAAATGTATCTCAAGCTTGTAAAATAATGGGGTATTCCAGGGATAGTTTTTACAGGATTAAAGAGATGTATGACACAGGAGGCGAAATGGCCTTAATCGAAGTCAGCAGGAGCAAACCACTGGTCAAGAATCGAGTGGCTCCCGAAGTAGAGAAAGCAGTTGTTGATATGGCTATTGACAATCCAGCTTTTGGACAAGTAAGGGTTGCAAATGAGCTTGTTAAGAGAGGAATATTTGTATCCCCTTGTGGAGTTCGTTGTGTTTGGTTGAGGCACGATCTGGAGACCTTCCAAAAGAGATTAAAGGCCCTGGAAGCCAAAGTGGCCCAGGATGGAATAATTCTTACAGAAGCCCAAGTTGTAGCCTTGGAGCGTAAGAAAGAAAAATTGGAATCTCAAGGTGAAATTGAAACATATCATCCGGGCTATCTGGGAGCTCAGGATACTTATTATATTGGCAATATCAAAGGCGTTGGTCGTATCTATCAACAAACCTACATTGACACTTACTCTAAGGTAGTTCTGGCAAAAATCTATGATCGTAAAAATGCTCTTGTAGCAGCCGATTTGCTAAACGATAAAGTCCTGCCATTTTATGAACATGAGCAAATCAGGCTACTCAGGATACTGACCGATCGTGGCACGGAATACTGTGGAAAAAGAGAATATCATGAGTACGAACTTTATCTGAGTTTGGAGGATATTGAACATACTAAGATCAAAGCACGACACCCACAGACTAATGGTATCTGTGAAAGATTCCACCGCACCATTCAAAATGAATTTTATGCCATTACCTTCCGTAAAAAGTTATACAAATCTATTGAAGAGCTACAGGCTGACTTGGAGGATTGGCTACATTACTATAATTCGGACAGACCTCATTCCGGAAAATATTGCTTTGGCAAAACTCCTATGCAAACTCACATCGAGTCAAAAAATATTGCAATTGATAAAATGTTAGAAACTCATTTTGAATAA
- a CDS encoding DUF1801 domain-containing protein: MKAVGKTVVEILTSQPPDRLEPFNKLHDVIVENLPKGFEPAISYGGLGYVVPHEIYPAGYHCKPTEPLPFAGIASQKGSINFYHMGIYSDPKLLDWFVKEYPKHSKQKLDMGKSCIRFKKLDEIPYKLIGELMRKISVDDWIDKYESTFKPQAKPTKAKDKK; encoded by the coding sequence ATGAAAGCAGTAGGAAAAACAGTTGTTGAGATTTTAACAAGCCAGCCTCCGGATAGGTTGGAGCCATTCAACAAACTGCATGATGTGATTGTAGAGAATCTACCCAAGGGTTTTGAGCCTGCCATTAGTTACGGTGGACTGGGTTATGTGGTTCCACATGAAATATACCCGGCTGGTTATCATTGTAAACCAACCGAGCCGCTCCCATTTGCAGGAATTGCATCTCAAAAGGGATCCATCAACTTTTACCACATGGGAATTTATTCAGATCCAAAATTGTTGGATTGGTTTGTAAAAGAATACCCCAAACACAGCAAACAGAAACTCGACATGGGGAAAAGCTGTATCCGTTTTAAAAAGTTGGATGAGATTCCCTATAAGTTGATTGGCGAGCTAATGCGTAAAATAAGTGTGGATGATTGGATCGACAAATACGAATCGACTTTTAAACCTCAGGCAAAACCAACCAAAGCCAAGGACAAGAAGTAA
- a CDS encoding thiol oxidoreductase yields the protein MKNHRNFNLLVLFSMLIISFSCEKIFPALPNEEDILEGPLQRLSTFENALFLKGDKAFNEVFTSESGLGPLFVANSCGSCHAGDGKGHLFTTLTRFGQTDSTGNKYLLQGGPQLQNRALPGFQPEMIPVGASFSKFTPPAVTGLGYLSLVSDEDLLAIADPFDADSDGISGVPNWISLPDFIVPGPGSVSNDGKYMGRFGKKAAVYNLLHQTVNAYNQDMGIASIFNPFDVFSGLEIDPEVSTERIHELVFYLQTLKAPIPRNQEDPDVRLGKNLFEKIKCSSCHLPSLKTQYSPIAALSNQVFNPYTDLLLHDMGPGLDDGYTEGNAKSSEWRTPALWGLGLSPNAQGGQYFLLHDGRARSIEEAILWHGGEAEDSKNQYQNLSNSDKDALIRFLKSL from the coding sequence ATGAAAAACCATCGGAATTTTAACCTACTAGTATTATTTAGTATGTTGATAATCAGTTTCTCATGTGAGAAAATATTTCCTGCTTTGCCCAATGAAGAAGATATTTTAGAGGGCCCGTTGCAGAGATTGAGCACTTTTGAAAATGCGCTCTTTCTGAAAGGGGATAAGGCCTTTAATGAAGTATTTACCTCCGAATCTGGTTTGGGTCCCCTCTTTGTAGCCAATAGTTGCGGATCTTGCCATGCCGGAGACGGTAAGGGTCATTTGTTTACTACACTCACCCGTTTTGGTCAAACGGACAGCACAGGAAATAAATACTTGTTGCAGGGAGGCCCTCAGCTGCAAAACAGGGCTTTGCCTGGATTTCAGCCCGAAATGATACCAGTGGGTGCCAGTTTTTCAAAATTCACTCCACCTGCAGTTACAGGTTTGGGTTATTTGAGTTTGGTAAGCGATGAGGATTTACTTGCCATTGCGGATCCTTTTGATGCTGATTCGGATGGAATATCAGGAGTACCCAATTGGATCAGCTTACCTGATTTTATCGTTCCGGGACCGGGATCTGTTTCAAATGATGGAAAGTACATGGGTCGGTTTGGAAAAAAAGCGGCTGTCTATAATTTATTGCACCAAACGGTCAATGCATATAATCAAGACATGGGGATTGCTTCTATTTTTAATCCCTTCGATGTCTTTAGTGGATTGGAAATAGATCCTGAAGTGTCCACCGAAAGAATCCATGAGCTGGTGTTTTATCTTCAAACTTTAAAAGCACCCATTCCAAGAAATCAGGAGGATCCGGATGTCAGACTGGGCAAAAATTTGTTTGAAAAGATCAAATGCAGTTCTTGTCACCTTCCATCATTAAAAACCCAGTATTCTCCGATTGCGGCATTGTCCAATCAAGTTTTTAATCCCTATACTGATTTACTATTGCACGATATGGGTCCCGGATTGGATGATGGTTACACAGAGGGAAATGCAAAGTCCTCCGAGTGGAGAACGCCAGCTTTGTGGGGATTGGGATTATCACCCAATGCCCAGGGCGGGCAATATTTCTTATTGCACGATGGCAGAGCAAGGAGCATTGAGGAAGCCATTTTATGGCACGGTGGTGAAGCAGAAGACAGTAAAAATCAGTATCAAAATCTTTCCAATAGCGATAAGGATGCCCTGATCAGATTTCTAAAATCATTGTAG
- a CDS encoding PhzF family phenazine biosynthesis protein, which translates to MKLKIYQVDAFAGRVFTGNPAAVCPLDHWLPDEILQNIAMENNLAETAFYVKKDGHFQIRWFTPTVEVDLCGHATLASAFVLFKYDNHPENSIRFISPRSGDLSVRRMGDLLILNFPRDYFVPVECTDEIKTCFNTAPNLAFKGKTDYLFVFDSEDKIANLVPFLEKISKLEGRGVIVTAKGNEQDFVARFFAPQSGINEDPVTGSAYTTLIPYWYHQLGKAEMTAKQLSMRTGFVHCKYLDERVEIGGEACLYMIGEIFLD; encoded by the coding sequence ATGAAATTAAAAATATACCAGGTCGATGCATTTGCAGGTCGTGTTTTTACGGGTAATCCTGCCGCAGTTTGTCCTCTTGACCATTGGCTGCCAGACGAGATCCTACAGAATATTGCCATGGAGAATAATTTGGCAGAAACAGCATTTTATGTAAAGAAAGACGGCCATTTTCAAATTCGTTGGTTTACGCCAACGGTTGAGGTGGATCTATGCGGACATGCTACCCTGGCTTCGGCATTTGTTTTGTTTAAGTATGATAACCATCCTGAAAACAGCATTCGTTTTATTTCACCGCGGAGTGGTGATTTGTCGGTGAGAAGAATGGGCGATTTGTTGATTCTCAATTTTCCTAGAGATTATTTTGTGCCAGTGGAATGTACCGACGAAATCAAGACCTGTTTCAACACAGCACCCAATTTGGCCTTTAAGGGTAAGACAGATTATTTGTTTGTTTTTGACAGCGAGGATAAAATAGCAAATCTTGTTCCTTTCCTGGAGAAGATTTCAAAATTGGAAGGAAGGGGAGTCATTGTCACAGCCAAAGGAAATGAGCAGGATTTCGTTGCCAGATTCTTTGCGCCTCAGTCCGGTATCAATGAAGACCCTGTGACGGGTTCGGCATACACGACTTTAATTCCTTATTGGTACCATCAACTTGGAAAGGCTGAAATGACAGCAAAACAGCTTTCTATGCGAACTGGATTTGTCCATTGTAAATATTTGGATGAGCGGGTAGAGATTGGTGGCGAGGCTTGCCTGTATATGATCGGAGAAATATTCCTGGATTAA
- a CDS encoding DinB family protein produces MNRNLALANRLREVLLNGHWIANTNFKEQLLKVDHEQSIRRMGSLNSIAALTYHINYYLAGLLKVFQGGSLDIRDKYSFDLPEIRSESDWNNLVGEFLTNAEQFANAVEQLDDHILDKPFVDEKYGSYLRNIEGVIEHCYYHLGQVSLIRKLL; encoded by the coding sequence ATGAATAGAAATTTAGCTTTGGCAAATCGACTCAGGGAAGTGCTGCTCAATGGACATTGGATCGCAAATACCAACTTTAAGGAGCAATTGTTGAAAGTGGACCATGAGCAATCCATCCGGAGAATGGGTAGCTTAAATTCTATCGCTGCATTGACGTATCATATTAATTATTATCTGGCCGGTCTGTTAAAAGTATTTCAAGGAGGGAGTCTTGATATTCGCGATAAGTATAGCTTTGATCTTCCCGAAATCAGGTCCGAATCCGATTGGAATAATTTGGTGGGTGAATTTCTGACCAATGCGGAACAATTTGCAAATGCAGTAGAGCAGTTGGACGATCATATTCTCGATAAGCCTTTTGTTGACGAAAAATATGGTAGCTATTTAAGAAATATTGAAGGAGTCATTGAACATTGCTATTATCACTTGGGTCAGGTGTCACTGATCAGGAAATTGTTATAA
- a CDS encoding multidrug efflux SMR transporter: MDWIVLIIAGLFEVAFAFCLGKARQSTGNDVYYWYLGFFVNLCISMGMLIKSTQTLPIGTAYAVWTGIGAAGTVLIGIFIFKEPSTFLRLLFITTLIGSIIGLKFVSN; the protein is encoded by the coding sequence ATGGATTGGATTGTATTAATTATTGCCGGCTTATTTGAAGTAGCATTTGCTTTCTGTTTGGGTAAAGCAAGGCAAAGCACTGGAAACGATGTCTACTACTGGTATTTGGGGTTTTTCGTCAATCTGTGCATTAGTATGGGCATGTTGATAAAGTCCACTCAAACTTTACCCATTGGAACAGCTTATGCGGTCTGGACTGGGATTGGGGCCGCTGGTACGGTGTTAATTGGAATATTTATTTTTAAAGAGCCATCTACTTTTCTTCGACTGCTTTTTATAACAACTCTGATTGGTTCGATCATTGGACTCAAGTTTGTCTCCAATTGA